One window of the Natrinema sp. CBA1119 genome contains the following:
- a CDS encoding asparagine synthase C-terminal domain-containing protein: protein MTDTTLHGTEPPIVRDALERADPLPGTAGFAGEIDGRLVRDVLGRVPLFVELETSLSHAGPSWAFEPTVLENPILFPAGAVAAVDDPVPDAESRWALPDPAPVSDHEAAIDDLEGAIETAIASVRQDDRDIAVAFSGGVDSALVAELLDAPLYVVGFSDSHDVAAARTAADAMGRDLTVVDLEPADLERAVPSVARATGRTNAMDVQIALPLYLVGERVAADGFDALAVGQGADELFGGYEKVVRLDHRVEAETVRGAVREGIRSLPNQLPRDVLTIEATGLESVAPFLHDAVVEAALRLPDELLADADERKRGFRRVADRHLPAEVASRDKKAVQYGSLVARELDRLARQAGYKRRMDDHVGKYIVSLLEDEETRKSSD, encoded by the coding sequence ATGACCGACACAACGCTTCACGGTACCGAACCGCCGATCGTCCGCGACGCGCTCGAGCGCGCCGACCCGCTTCCGGGAACGGCCGGCTTCGCGGGGGAGATCGACGGCCGACTCGTTCGAGACGTGCTCGGGAGAGTTCCGCTGTTCGTCGAACTGGAAACGAGTCTCTCGCACGCGGGACCGTCGTGGGCGTTCGAGCCGACCGTACTCGAGAACCCGATCCTCTTTCCGGCCGGTGCGGTGGCAGCCGTGGACGATCCCGTTCCCGACGCCGAATCCCGCTGGGCGCTCCCCGATCCGGCCCCCGTATCGGACCACGAGGCCGCGATCGACGACCTCGAGGGCGCAATCGAAACGGCGATCGCGAGCGTTCGGCAGGACGATCGCGATATCGCCGTCGCCTTCTCCGGCGGCGTCGACTCGGCGCTGGTCGCCGAACTGCTCGACGCGCCGCTGTACGTCGTCGGCTTCTCCGACAGCCACGACGTCGCGGCCGCGCGGACGGCCGCCGATGCGATGGGGCGCGACCTCACGGTCGTCGACCTCGAGCCGGCCGACCTCGAGCGCGCCGTTCCGTCGGTAGCGCGAGCGACCGGACGGACGAACGCGATGGACGTCCAGATCGCGCTCCCGCTCTACCTGGTCGGCGAGCGCGTCGCCGCGGACGGGTTCGACGCGCTCGCCGTCGGTCAGGGAGCCGACGAGCTGTTCGGCGGCTACGAGAAGGTCGTCCGACTCGACCACCGGGTCGAGGCCGAGACCGTCCGCGGAGCCGTCCGCGAGGGAATTCGAAGTCTCCCGAACCAACTGCCGCGGGACGTACTGACGATCGAGGCGACGGGCCTCGAGTCAGTCGCGCCCTTCCTTCACGACGCCGTGGTCGAGGCGGCGCTTCGACTGCCCGACGAGCTACTGGCCGACGCGGACGAGCGAAAGCGCGGGTTCCGACGAGTTGCGGACCGGCATCTGCCGGCCGAGGTCGCCAGCAGGGACAAGAAGGCGGTCCAGTACGGTAGCCTCGTCGCTCGCGAACTCGATCGACTCGCCCGGCAGGCCGGCTACAAGCGTCGGATGGACGATCACGTCGGGAAGTACATCGTCTCGCTGCTCGAGGACGAGGAGACGCGGAAAAGCTCAGACTGA
- a CDS encoding DUF2249 domain-containing protein yields the protein MTRLDVRDIQPVNRHPTIHDEFEALEPGETLTIVNDHEPKPLFYEFQAEVESFDADGYEVEQHAPDEFVARFPKLEA from the coding sequence ATGACGCGACTCGATGTCAGAGACATTCAACCGGTGAACCGCCACCCGACCATCCACGACGAGTTCGAGGCCCTCGAGCCGGGCGAGACGCTCACGATCGTCAACGATCACGAGCCCAAGCCGCTGTTCTACGAGTTTCAGGCCGAAGTCGAGAGCTTCGACGCTGACGGCTACGAGGTCGAGCAACATGCCCCCGACGAGTTCGTCGCCCGATTCCCGAAGCTGGAGGCCTGA
- a CDS encoding helix-turn-helix domain-containing protein — protein MAHATLTLTMPESIWIQQVSTDFPESNFRVLAAVPGSDTGFALVRIAGSAVPDVVEAMEDHPQITELSLAQWSDDEATVHFETTAPLLLFSSRESGMPIELPVEIQDGEATIDVTGSRERLAELAEQLENFGLQYRIEHVRERLHESQLLSDRQLEVIVAAVEAGYYDTPRRSSLTELADRLTIAKSTCSETLHRAEEAIVKRFVEDVPSVSDGEEPLEETAAST, from the coding sequence ATGGCCCACGCAACCCTCACGCTCACGATGCCCGAGTCGATCTGGATCCAACAGGTTTCGACGGACTTTCCCGAGTCGAACTTTCGCGTCCTCGCGGCCGTTCCCGGCTCAGACACCGGCTTCGCCCTCGTTAGAATCGCCGGTTCGGCGGTTCCGGACGTGGTCGAAGCCATGGAGGACCACCCGCAGATCACCGAACTTTCCCTCGCCCAGTGGAGCGATGACGAGGCGACGGTCCACTTCGAGACCACCGCACCGCTCCTGTTGTTCTCCTCTCGAGAATCGGGGATGCCGATCGAACTGCCGGTCGAAATCCAGGACGGCGAGGCGACGATCGACGTCACCGGCTCCCGGGAGCGATTGGCCGAACTCGCCGAACAACTCGAGAACTTCGGCCTCCAGTACCGGATCGAGCACGTCCGCGAGCGGCTCCACGAGAGCCAGCTCCTCTCGGACCGCCAGCTCGAGGTGATCGTCGCCGCCGTCGAAGCGGGCTACTACGACACCCCACGGCGCAGTTCACTGACGGAGCTAGCTGATCGTCTCACGATTGCCAAATCCACGTGTAGCGAGACGCTCCATCGGGCGGAAGAAGCGATTGTCAAGCGGTTCGTCGAAGATGTCCCCAGCGTCTCCGACGGAGAAGAACCGCTCGAAGAAACGGCCGCAAGTACGTAA
- a CDS encoding DUF2249 domain-containing protein, with amino-acid sequence MTIESTERTLDVREIDGPPFDDIVTALESLERGGQLRLIVPFEPVPLYEELDDRGFAHESERREDGVWHVRIEHA; translated from the coding sequence ATGACGATCGAATCAACAGAACGGACGCTCGACGTCCGTGAGATCGACGGACCGCCGTTCGACGACATCGTTACCGCACTCGAGTCGCTCGAACGCGGCGGTCAGTTACGACTGATCGTGCCGTTCGAACCGGTCCCGCTCTACGAGGAACTCGACGATCGCGGATTCGCTCACGAGAGCGAGCGACGCGAGGACGGCGTCTGGCACGTGCGTATCGAACACGCGTAA
- a CDS encoding 4Fe-4S ferredoxin N-terminal domain-containing protein produces the protein MSTDDESFHPLGDEWEGELETMLDDTEYDSQLGMDMARDAMRVTKGELSEADFHEKYHEDVMEEFGEDERPTKEAYEAAQEEAKGTFSRMVDKFDGDGEETRRETMKKMGVGATAVGLGAFGTVSDGPEHSVAEGPRQETTEESDTQWGMTIDLERCDGCLSCMTACSEENDLDQGVNWMYVMAWEDDNHHGQEGSEYDVYTDFNMGSDFNMLVRPCQHCTDAPCEKVCPTTARHTRDKDGLVLTDYDVCIGCRYCQVACPYGVNYFQWDEPDTAYEDIDGLEDPDNPDQITHAEYDHGERWVDSRAPRGTMSKCTMCPSMQDGKQGEEQVGTTACESACPPGAIQFGNVKDEKSDPSQHREHPVKSRAVIHLTNGTESSKSAPSADQIDSALSEGDDLETAIDNIEGLTMDILAVMKSIEMVSEGTEPSDDENNSILSAEQDILSAVEAFQQYVDLDTEEAYTELGLGDGSEQQARFRLEQYTGDPSSFQLLEDIGTNPNITYLGQQPGPEAHQVDGPTAYEDVDLLDERQEDLDEGTVGRIDGVSL, from the coding sequence ATGAGCACGGACGATGAATCATTCCACCCCCTCGGAGACGAGTGGGAAGGCGAACTCGAGACGATGCTCGACGATACCGAGTACGACAGCCAACTCGGTATGGACATGGCCCGCGACGCGATGCGGGTCACCAAGGGCGAACTCTCCGAAGCCGACTTCCACGAGAAGTATCACGAGGATGTGATGGAGGAGTTCGGCGAGGACGAGCGACCGACCAAGGAGGCCTACGAGGCGGCCCAAGAGGAGGCCAAGGGGACGTTCTCCCGAATGGTCGATAAGTTCGACGGCGACGGCGAGGAAACCCGTCGCGAGACCATGAAGAAGATGGGCGTCGGCGCGACGGCCGTCGGCCTCGGTGCGTTCGGTACCGTCAGCGACGGTCCCGAGCACAGCGTGGCCGAAGGCCCGCGCCAAGAGACCACCGAGGAGAGCGACACCCAGTGGGGGATGACGATCGACCTCGAGCGGTGTGACGGCTGTCTCTCCTGTATGACCGCCTGTTCCGAGGAGAACGATCTCGACCAGGGCGTCAACTGGATGTACGTCATGGCCTGGGAGGACGACAACCACCACGGCCAAGAGGGCTCCGAGTACGACGTCTACACCGACTTCAACATGGGGAGCGACTTCAACATGCTCGTGCGGCCGTGCCAGCACTGCACGGACGCTCCCTGCGAGAAGGTCTGCCCGACAACGGCGCGTCACACGCGCGACAAGGACGGTCTCGTGTTGACCGACTACGACGTTTGTATCGGCTGCCGGTACTGTCAGGTCGCCTGCCCCTACGGCGTCAACTACTTCCAGTGGGACGAACCCGATACGGCCTACGAGGACATCGACGGCCTCGAGGATCCCGACAACCCCGACCAGATCACGCACGCCGAGTACGATCACGGCGAGCGCTGGGTCGACAGTCGCGCGCCTCGCGGGACGATGAGCAAGTGTACGATGTGTCCGTCCATGCAGGACGGCAAACAGGGAGAAGAGCAGGTCGGGACGACCGCCTGCGAGTCGGCCTGTCCGCCGGGCGCGATCCAGTTCGGCAACGTCAAAGACGAGAAGAGCGATCCATCCCAGCACCGCGAGCACCCAGTCAAGAGTCGCGCGGTCATTCACCTGACGAACGGCACCGAAAGCAGTAAATCCGCTCCGTCGGCAGACCAGATCGACAGCGCCCTCAGCGAGGGCGACGACCTCGAGACTGCGATCGATAATATCGAGGGGCTCACCATGGACATTCTCGCGGTCATGAAGTCGATCGAGATGGTCAGCGAAGGCACCGAGCCCAGCGACGACGAGAACAACTCCATCCTCTCGGCCGAACAGGATATCCTCTCCGCAGTCGAGGCCTTCCAGCAGTACGTCGACCTCGACACCGAAGAGGCGTATACCGAACTGGGACTCGGCGACGGCAGCGAACAGCAGGCTCGGTTCCGACTCGAGCAATACACGGGCGACCCGAGTTCGTTCCAACTGCTCGAGGACATCGGAACGAACCCGAACATCACCTACCTCGGCCAACAGCCCGGACCGGAGGCCCACCAGGTCGACGGTCCGACCGCCTACGAGGACGTCGACCTGCTCGACGAGCGCCAGGAGGACCTCGACGAAGGCACGGTCGGGCGGATTGACGGGGTGTCCTTATGA
- the nrfD gene encoding NrfD/PsrC family molybdoenzyme membrane anchor subunit, which yields MSTKEPTEADILRPINTLTKKYFILYGAATLGLVAFLIAWAYQLQQGLIVTGLGDWGSGGGSTWGLYIGAFIWWVGVAHGGIILSAAVRLLNMDRYMPVARLAEMTTIGGLSAAGFYILVHMGRPDRMVTSVIGHYHITVNNSPLVWDVTVITAYFVLSATYLGLTLRYDVNRLRDDLPDKFEPVYKILTIGYSEKEDKVIDRMVWWLAAAVIIMAPLLLHGGVIPWLFALLPAMPGWTGAIQGPMFLSIALMSAISGIMIISYAFRRAYDWDHIITDDIFRGLLLWLGFFTLLFLWFQLQTIINGVFLGPTNKAVAIEAKIGHPVYQVAMTMIFGTLVYIFLQGIRPALFSKKRALIASCIILAGTLTEKILFVVEGFLHPTFDIYANTPGTYFPSLIEWLSLVGTTALVALLFLNLSKLVPVVELHAVEHLRGDHAHDDEATEPEVEA from the coding sequence ATGAGTACGAAGGAGCCAACGGAAGCGGACATCCTTCGTCCGATCAACACGCTCACGAAGAAGTACTTCATCCTGTACGGTGCCGCGACACTGGGTCTCGTCGCCTTCCTCATCGCCTGGGCCTACCAGCTTCAGCAGGGCCTTATCGTCACCGGCCTCGGCGACTGGGGGAGCGGTGGCGGCTCGACCTGGGGACTGTACATCGGCGCGTTCATCTGGTGGGTCGGTGTCGCTCACGGCGGCATCATCCTCTCGGCCGCCGTCCGCCTGCTCAATATGGACCGGTACATGCCGGTCGCTCGACTCGCGGAGATGACGACGATCGGCGGTCTCTCGGCCGCCGGCTTCTACATCCTGGTCCACATGGGACGTCCGGACCGGATGGTGACGAGCGTCATTGGTCACTACCACATCACGGTCAACAATTCGCCGCTCGTGTGGGACGTGACCGTCATCACGGCCTACTTCGTGCTGTCTGCGACCTACCTCGGACTGACGTTGCGCTATGACGTTAACCGCCTGCGTGACGATCTGCCGGACAAGTTCGAACCGGTCTACAAGATACTGACTATCGGCTACAGCGAGAAAGAAGACAAGGTCATCGATCGGATGGTCTGGTGGCTCGCCGCCGCAGTCATCATCATGGCCCCCCTCTTGCTCCACGGCGGCGTGATTCCGTGGCTGTTCGCACTCCTTCCGGCGATGCCCGGCTGGACCGGTGCGATTCAGGGGCCGATGTTCCTCAGTATCGCGCTGATGTCGGCGATCAGCGGCATCATGATCATCTCCTACGCGTTCCGCCGAGCCTACGACTGGGATCATATCATCACCGACGACATCTTCCGCGGACTGCTCCTGTGGCTCGGATTCTTCACCCTGCTGTTCCTGTGGTTCCAGCTGCAGACGATCATCAACGGCGTCTTCCTCGGACCGACCAACAAGGCGGTCGCGATCGAAGCGAAGATCGGCCATCCGGTCTACCAGGTTGCGATGACGATGATCTTCGGCACGCTCGTGTATATCTTCCTGCAGGGGATCCGTCCGGCCCTGTTCAGTAAGAAGCGAGCCCTCATCGCCAGCTGTATCATCCTCGCCGGGACCCTGACCGAGAAGATCCTGTTCGTCGTCGAGGGATTCCTGCACCCGACGTTCGACATCTACGCCAACACGCCCGGGACCTACTTCCCGAGCCTCATCGAGTGGCTCTCGCTCGTCGGAACGACTGCGCTGGTTGCACTTTTATTCCTCAACCTCTCGAAGCTCGTTCCAGTGGTCGAACTCCACGCGGTCGAACACCTGCGCGGCGACCACGCACACGATGACGAAGCGACCGAACCCGAGGTGGAAGCATGA
- a CDS encoding PHP domain-containing protein: MLSVELHTHSSLSYDGRDPVELILEQAEAVGLDAIAVTDHDEIDASLEAAEQAPDYGLVGIPGMEISSKAGHILGLGLEKAVPPGLSFESTLEAIHDQGGLAVIPHPFQESRHGVMARVSREQLALGDAIEVYNSRLFTGRANRQAERYARSRNLPMTAGSDAHISEMVGQAITRVDADDRSADAILEAIAAGRTTVEGKRTPWRISIRQFAGGVTRRVGRVFNLIR, encoded by the coding sequence GTGCTGTCGGTCGAACTTCACACGCATTCGTCGTTGTCCTACGACGGTCGCGACCCGGTCGAGCTCATTTTGGAGCAAGCCGAGGCCGTCGGTCTCGACGCGATCGCGGTGACGGACCACGACGAGATCGATGCGAGCCTCGAGGCCGCCGAGCAGGCCCCCGACTATGGCCTCGTGGGCATTCCGGGAATGGAAATCTCGAGCAAGGCGGGTCACATCCTCGGACTCGGCCTCGAGAAAGCGGTTCCCCCGGGACTTTCCTTCGAGTCGACGCTCGAGGCGATCCACGACCAGGGCGGATTAGCCGTGATCCCCCACCCGTTTCAGGAGTCGCGCCACGGCGTGATGGCGAGGGTCTCCCGCGAACAGCTCGCGCTCGGCGACGCCATCGAGGTCTACAACTCCCGTCTGTTCACCGGTCGGGCGAACCGGCAGGCCGAACGCTACGCCAGGTCTCGAAATCTGCCGATGACCGCCGGGAGTGACGCCCACATCAGCGAGATGGTCGGGCAGGCGATCACCCGCGTCGACGCCGACGACCGCTCCGCCGATGCGATCCTCGAGGCGATCGCGGCGGGCCGGACGACCGTCGAAGGGAAGCGAACGCCGTGGCGGATCAGCATTCGACAGTTCGCCGGCGGCGTCACGCGACGAGTGGGTCGCGTTTTCAATCTCATCCGATGA
- a CDS encoding response regulator transcription factor — translation MSTDTPSVLIVEDEPDLANLYAAWLEDDCDVETAYDGSEALEAIDGAIDVVLLDRRMPGLSGDTVLETIREQSLECRVAMVTAVEPDFDIVELGFDDYLVKPVSKDELVDIIDQLLLRATHDEQLQELFALASKKALLDDQKTESERRSSQEYAELEDRMAVLRVRVNDTMQELLEQNSYRELCQDIARESVFQE, via the coding sequence ATGTCCACAGACACCCCGTCCGTCCTGATCGTCGAAGACGAGCCCGACCTCGCGAACCTTTACGCCGCGTGGCTCGAGGACGACTGCGACGTCGAGACGGCCTACGACGGCAGCGAAGCGCTTGAGGCGATCGATGGCGCGATCGATGTCGTCCTCCTCGATCGTCGGATGCCCGGTCTCTCGGGCGATACCGTCCTCGAGACCATTCGAGAGCAGTCACTCGAGTGCCGGGTCGCGATGGTGACGGCAGTCGAACCCGATTTCGACATCGTCGAGCTCGGATTCGACGATTACCTCGTCAAGCCCGTCTCGAAGGACGAACTGGTCGACATTATCGACCAGTTGCTCCTCCGGGCGACCCACGACGAGCAACTCCAGGAGCTCTTCGCACTCGCGTCCAAGAAGGCGCTGCTGGACGACCAGAAGACCGAGTCCGAACGCCGGTCCAGCCAGGAGTACGCCGAACTAGAAGACCGGATGGCCGTCCTCCGCGTCCGGGTCAACGACACGATGCAGGAACTCCTCGAACAGAACAGCTATCGGGAGCTCTGTCAGGACATTGCGCGCGAATCCGTTTTTCAGGAGTAG
- a CDS encoding P-loop NTPase, with protein MSITEHELEIKLEEVEDPDIGEDIVSLGLVNDVVIDDETARISLAFNAPYAPSEMAIGNQIRDVIEDAGLEPDLRAHVGEEHGFDDEVLPNVRNVIAVSSGKGGVGKTTVAANLAAGLEKRGAMVGLLDADIHGPNVPQILPPESDPGVTPNEEIVPPRSDGVRVISMGMMMEDDDDPAILRGPMVNKFMMKFLEGVEWGRLDYLIVDLPPGTGDATLNLLQSMPVTGSVVVTTPQEMALDDTRKGIQMFNKHDTPVFGVVENMSSFICPSCGDQHGLFGTGGADTIVDKYDVPLLGKIPIHPDFGADGSEGALVKDDDSEVQQHLEDLVGEVADRIGEANRRTVSENITQEPANKLPTETKD; from the coding sequence ATGAGCATTACAGAACACGAACTCGAGATCAAACTCGAGGAGGTCGAAGATCCGGACATCGGCGAAGACATCGTCTCGCTCGGACTGGTCAACGACGTCGTTATCGACGACGAGACGGCCCGCATTTCGCTCGCGTTCAACGCGCCGTACGCTCCCTCCGAGATGGCGATCGGGAATCAGATCCGCGATGTCATCGAGGACGCCGGTCTCGAGCCCGACCTGCGGGCCCACGTCGGCGAGGAACACGGCTTCGACGACGAGGTCCTCCCGAACGTGCGCAACGTCATCGCCGTTTCCTCCGGCAAAGGCGGCGTTGGCAAGACGACGGTCGCGGCCAACCTGGCGGCCGGACTCGAGAAACGCGGTGCGATGGTCGGCCTGCTCGACGCCGACATTCACGGGCCGAACGTTCCGCAGATCCTCCCGCCTGAGAGCGACCCCGGCGTCACGCCCAACGAGGAAATCGTGCCACCACGCTCGGACGGTGTCCGCGTCATCAGTATGGGCATGATGATGGAAGACGACGACGACCCCGCAATCTTGCGCGGGCCAATGGTCAACAAGTTTATGATGAAATTCCTCGAGGGCGTCGAGTGGGGACGACTCGATTACCTCATCGTCGACCTCCCGCCGGGGACCGGCGACGCGACGCTGAACCTCTTGCAGTCGATGCCCGTGACGGGCTCGGTCGTCGTCACGACGCCCCAGGAGATGGCGTTAGACGACACCCGAAAGGGGATTCAGATGTTCAACAAACACGACACGCCGGTGTTCGGCGTCGTCGAGAACATGAGCTCCTTCATCTGTCCGTCCTGTGGCGACCAGCACGGGCTGTTCGGGACCGGCGGTGCGGACACCATCGTCGACAAGTACGACGTTCCGCTGCTGGGCAAGATTCCGATCCACCCCGACTTCGGGGCCGACGGCAGCGAGGGGGCGCTCGTCAAGGACGACGACAGCGAGGTCCAACAGCACCTCGAGGACCTCGTCGGCGAGGTCGCCGACCGAATCGGCGAGGCCAACCGCCGTACGGTCTCGGAAAACATCACGCAGGAACCGGCGAACAAGCTACCGACCGAGACGAAAGACTGA
- the purL gene encoding phosphoribosylformylglycinamidine synthase subunit PurL → MSLADSDRELVVSELGREPTRAEAALFENLWSEHCAYRSSRPLLSAFDSEGEQVVVGPGDDAAVVALPDSESGDGNGSTYITMGIESHNHPSYVDPVDGAATGVGGIVRDTLSMGAYPIALADSLYFGEFDDDHSQYLFEGVVEGISHYGNCIGVPTVAGSVDFHPDYEGNPLVNVACVGLTNEERLVTAEAQQPGNKLLLVGNATGRDGLGGASFASEDLAEDAETADRPAVQVGDPYAEKLLIEANEQLVDEGLIESARDLGAAGLGGASSEMVAKADLGARIELERVHQREPNMNAMEILLAESQERMCYEVKPENVDRVREIVERFDLGCSVIGEVTDENYTCLFEGETVVDVDAYFLGEGAPMNDLATEELEEPETDLPDADLEAAFDAVVSSPNTASKRWVYRQYDHEVGVRTSVGPGDDAAIVAVREAEQGLAISSGAAPNWTAVAPYEGARAVALENATNIAAKGATPLAAVDCLNGGNPEKPDVYGGFTGIVDGLAEMCETLSTPVVGGNVSLYNDSVAGPIPPTPTLAMVGSKDGYDAPPLSVESEGDLVLVGDLGLDRDESRLGGSEYLARFDGSDRFPGLPDDPASVVETLAAVANDDSTLAVHDVSHGGLAVALAEMVGDDAGLEVSIPAADPAGALFHEQPGRALIQTESVAAVREAFDGIAPVVELGTATDEGRLAIDLGDRTLETDAAAIRERRATIERELE, encoded by the coding sequence ATGAGTCTTGCCGATTCGGACCGCGAACTCGTCGTCTCCGAGCTGGGGCGGGAACCGACTCGAGCGGAGGCGGCGCTGTTCGAGAACCTCTGGAGCGAGCACTGTGCGTACCGCTCCTCGCGACCGTTGCTGTCGGCGTTCGACAGCGAGGGCGAGCAAGTCGTCGTCGGGCCGGGCGACGACGCGGCGGTTGTCGCGCTCCCCGACAGCGAAAGCGGAGACGGAAACGGGAGCACGTACATCACGATGGGAATCGAGAGCCACAACCATCCCTCCTACGTGGACCCAGTCGACGGCGCGGCGACGGGCGTCGGCGGCATCGTCCGGGACACGCTCTCGATGGGTGCGTATCCAATCGCGCTCGCGGACTCGCTGTACTTCGGCGAGTTCGACGATGACCACTCGCAGTACCTCTTCGAGGGCGTTGTCGAGGGAATCAGCCACTACGGCAACTGTATCGGCGTCCCGACGGTCGCCGGAAGCGTCGATTTCCACCCCGATTACGAGGGGAATCCGCTGGTTAACGTGGCCTGCGTCGGGCTGACGAACGAGGAGCGACTCGTCACCGCCGAGGCCCAGCAGCCGGGAAACAAACTCCTCCTCGTCGGAAACGCCACCGGCCGCGACGGGCTCGGCGGCGCGAGCTTCGCCAGCGAGGACCTCGCCGAAGACGCCGAGACGGCGGATCGACCCGCGGTACAGGTCGGCGATCCGTACGCCGAAAAGCTGCTCATCGAAGCCAACGAGCAACTCGTCGATGAAGGCCTGATCGAGTCCGCTCGCGACCTCGGCGCCGCCGGCCTCGGCGGGGCCTCGAGCGAGATGGTCGCCAAGGCCGACCTCGGTGCCCGCATCGAACTCGAGCGAGTCCACCAGCGCGAGCCGAACATGAACGCGATGGAGATTCTACTGGCCGAGTCTCAGGAGCGAATGTGTTACGAGGTCAAGCCGGAGAACGTCGACCGCGTGCGCGAGATCGTCGAGCGGTTCGATCTCGGCTGTTCGGTCATCGGCGAGGTCACCGACGAAAACTACACGTGTCTTTTCGAGGGAGAGACAGTCGTCGACGTCGACGCCTACTTCCTCGGCGAGGGCGCGCCGATGAACGATCTCGCGACCGAGGAACTCGAGGAGCCCGAGACGGACCTGCCCGACGCGGACCTCGAGGCGGCCTTCGATGCCGTCGTCTCGAGTCCGAACACCGCCTCGAAGCGGTGGGTCTACCGGCAGTACGATCACGAGGTCGGCGTGCGAACGAGCGTCGGACCGGGCGACGACGCGGCGATCGTTGCGGTCCGAGAGGCCGAGCAAGGGCTTGCGATCTCCTCTGGTGCCGCACCGAACTGGACCGCCGTCGCGCCATACGAGGGCGCTCGCGCGGTCGCACTCGAGAACGCGACGAACATCGCGGCGAAGGGCGCGACGCCGCTGGCCGCGGTGGACTGTCTCAACGGCGGCAACCCGGAGAAGCCGGACGTCTACGGCGGCTTCACCGGCATCGTCGACGGCCTCGCGGAGATGTGCGAAACGCTGTCGACGCCGGTCGTCGGCGGGAACGTCTCGCTGTATAACGATTCCGTCGCGGGGCCGATTCCGCCGACGCCGACGCTGGCGATGGTCGGCTCCAAGGACGGGTACGATGCGCCGCCGCTGTCGGTCGAGTCCGAGGGCGATCTGGTCCTCGTCGGTGATCTCGGCCTCGATCGAGACGAGTCCCGGCTCGGTGGCTCCGAGTACCTCGCGCGCTTCGACGGCAGCGATCGGTTCCCAGGGCTGCCCGACGATCCCGCGAGCGTCGTCGAGACGCTGGCGGCGGTCGCGAACGACGACTCGACGCTGGCCGTTCACGACGTGAGCCACGGCGGCCTCGCCGTTGCGCTCGCCGAAATGGTGGGCGACGACGCGGGCCTCGAGGTGTCGATCCCGGCGGCGGATCCCGCTGGCGCGCTGTTCCACGAACAGCCGGGCCGCGCGCTGATCCAGACCGAATCGGTCGCGGCCGTCCGCGAGGCGTTCGATGGCATCGCCCCGGTCGTCGAACTCGGGACGGCGACCGACGAGGGTCGGCTCGCGATCGATCTCGGCGATCGAACGCTCGAGACCGACGCGGCCGCGATCCGCGAGCGACGCGCGACGATCGAACGCGAACTCGAGTGA